The DNA region AGCGTACCCCAAATATATGAATGCTAGTGTATATCTGCATATCTCtgcaatgtttaaaacatcCACTTTCACAATACTactactgtacatttttaccTCATAATTATTTCAACCAATCATTTATTCACTGCAATTTCTGTTGGttgatgtttattaaaagtcctcttttcattattattattattattaaaaaatccttttgggggaaaattaagctttagaaatgcaatatttgtCAATTATGCCTATTATATTTGTCATTATGcctattgtacatttttacctCATAATTATTTCAACCAATCATTTATTCACTGCAATTTCTGTTGGTTGATGTTTACTAAAAGTCCTcttttcatcattattattattattattattaataaaaaatcctTTTGGGGGAAAATTAAGCTTtagaaatgcaatatttgtCAATTATGCCTATTATATTTGTCATTATGCCTATTTAAAGAAAGaggactttttttaaagaaatatggaGCTAAAACATTATGGAAAAcgtatattattaaatttgctATGGAATCATTTCATACAGCATGACTCACGGAAAGAGGGCGTCCAGTACCCGCTGACCCGTCAGCAGAGGGTGATTTGCAGGAAGTTTCTCGGTGACTGGCCGAACCTGACGCACCGGCCACACTTGCACCATGGTGTACTTCTCTTTTACCCCCTCAAACTCCAACTCCAACACCACATCCTGACAAACGCACATTCGCATTGACTTCTGCGTCACAGTAACTgccattttactgtttttgaaaaagatGAACGCCTTATTAGCCTCACCGAGACGTCGTAGTTTCCAGGTGGTGCTACATATGTGACAGTTCCTCTGCTTTTGGGTGGTAAcataattttgtgtttaataagaGAGTTTTCCAACACCATACCATAGATATCACCTCCAGTGATGTGACTGCCCACCTGGACACAGAAAAAACAGCTTAAAATCATTCAGTCATCTGATTAATCACCTGACACCACTGTAGCTCCTTTAAAATGTGGGATGTGTGCAGAGCTGTAGCTTGCTACACACAGCCTGGAACAGCACAAACTGTCATGTTTCCAAGAGTTTTATATTACAACTATctttttaaacttcaaaatattaaaaaaaaatatatactcatGATATGACCTCTTAAAGCTACTAAGTGATTTTGTTACCTTAACTTGTAACTAATCTTTCACTTACTCGCACACCCTTAGATGGAGAGAAGTCCCATTTCAGATCACGGTTAAGGGCGCCGATGTTGACTCCTCTAGGAATGTAGATGCTTTGAGTGAGGTCATTGATGTCTTTAAGGGGACGCTGAATACCATCAAAGATGGAGCCCATGATTCCTGGTCCTAGCTCCACAGACAGGGGCTTCCCTGTGCGCAGGACAGGATCACCAACCGACACACCGGCTGATAAAAGCTCAGGAAAACGACAATACCATATGACAGATCTTACGCATCTGTGCAACATAAACCACAGAAAGCATGACCTGTACTAAGGTAGGTATAGGATACATGTCTCTTCATAGACCTGGATGGTGGCCATGTCACCCTCCAGTCTAATGATCTCTCCCACAAGCTCACTGTGGCCCACTCGCACCAGCTCGTACATGGCAGCTCCTGCCATACTGGAGGCCGTCACCACTAGAACACGATTAGCGAGTAAGGAAATGTTATTACattgctaaatgaaaaaaataaatgaataaataaacacatgattcaaacataacaacataaattcaaagcaaaacgaaataaaataaaataaaaacgatgAATTCCTACTAACCAGGTCCCGATACGCCATGCACATATCCGAACTGTCCCTCCCGCTCCTCATCTCGGATCTTGGGAAGCTTGGAGAAGTCCATTTTGAATGTGTCTGACACAAaattaagtacaaaaaaaataacttatcACTTACACAAACTGCTTATCATtgttattcattcatatattaatatggcttaaatgtttaaacataaatgtgttGAATGTACTAATTTTCAGTTATCACGTTTCTTTCCTTTTATAAGTTTATTTCAGAGTGCCTTGCAATAGTAACAATAGCAATTACCACGACAGGAGGTTGTCTATTGTGTAAAAAGCCCATTTATATTTCTACAACATGTATATGTAGTACAAACATGGAACACAGTCACATGACCAAGGGCACATGACACTGACTGTAAAACAGAAACCATGGGAGGAAGTCAGGAAAACAGACAGTTGAGCAAATCTGGAAAAACACCGTAGTGGCAATTTATGACAGAGCAGATCCTTTTAAGAAAACAGCACACTATAATGTTCTGTAAAACGATACAAGACACTGGCGCCCTCAGATATTTCTTGTTATTCCTCTTGGTTTTTGTGAATTTATAAATCACATGATGTTTCTATGACATCTGGGATACTAGGGACAAATGGTCAGACTGGTATGAAAATATGTTCAAACCAGACTTTCGACCACAAGCGAAAAACTGTACAGACGCGCGGCCTGCAAAACCTAGTGTGCTGTCGTTAATTGGAAAAAACAGCAGGCAGCGGTTGTGTGTCAAAACCTAGCACTTACGTATAACCTATCTGGGCATCAAATATCACAGTGCCCAACTACAATCATCTCTACGGAGACAAAGATGAGAGGATTAAATAAGGGGTGTTAAATATACACTTGAGAGTCCCGACGTACTGAAAGCTGTGTATGCACTAGATATTGAGCTGCGAAGAGATGCTGCTGCATGATCACATGATCACGATGCTGCTGATAGAATGTGACCTTTGCTGAATATCGGAGGCAATTTTTGTCTCTCATTAATTAAAGCGAGTAATGCGATCCATCTCATGTATTCGCGAGCACCTGAAATGCttatatagataatataatgaaattctCCAGCAGTCCGTTCAGAATTCACTTGGGTTATTCCCACTGctgcagagaaataaataaatatgtaacgTTAACGATACGAATAGGAAAGGCTGAGGCGAAGCGAGCAAAGATTCAGCGACACAACACGCAACGTACATCAGTCAAATGAGCTGTTATGTGATTATTGACGAAAACAATATAAAGCGAATACGAGAAAgtcatataatcatattttcagTTTGATTAAATAACGTTAGCGTTACACTTCTGCAGCGGTCTCggcgtgtaaaaaaaaatatgaatatgattttaaaacgCGTAAATACCTCAGATAACGAGACAGTCCTGTGTTCAGATGCTTTGGTGAGATGAGACGTGAGGAACGAGAAAAGTCAGCTGACTTCATTCAGTCGCGAGCCGTCGTTTGCTGTCGTCACCGCACGCTCTCCCTCTGCAGAGTGAACAGCGGGCGCAAAAGCTCTCTTTCGCCCCCTAGTGTGTGAACGAAATAGTGTTTACCGTTGCTTTGTACGTTGTTCTCTCTagtgcagtggttttcaaactcGTTCCAGGAGACCATTGGAAACCCGCAGCATTAGGGAGGATCAAACAGGTTTTATACATTTCGTTTCTTTCGGTTTGAAGACTTGAAGACACTGAGGATGAAATCACATCCACAATAGGTAAaaattttatatgcaaaaatgaTTCTCCTTTAGTAGTgtgttttatagtgtttattttgtgctctgGTTGGTTTTGTCTAGACTTGAAACAGAATCATCTGAAAGTAGGTGTTCATAAATTTCTAAAATAGCAGCAACAGCAACGAAAAGAAACTATCACTATCATTTCAACTATGTTTCCTCGTAACAATCACTTTACAGTTTTAACTCAGTTAAATGTGTACTACACATTTGATTCAGTCAACTGAAGTcagttataattatttgtgCTTACACGATGCATTTATAGCACATACACATGCCattataacacaaaaacatttattaaacattttacattaggGCTTACAAGGCAGAAAAGTCTACATATTGGACATCTAAAGAGTAAGtgaaagttattattttaaatgatttatcattgcactttatttcatactttatatttttacattattaatattatgttgttATTGAAATCTGTAAAATCTGATTGtccaatgtatatatatatatatatatatatatatatatatatttatatatatatatatatatatatatatatatatatatatatatataacttttctCAAtctaattgtgttttaaatgttatttctgacATTAAtgctgtctatatatatatatatatatatatatatattgatctgatgttttaaatgttatttctgacATTAAGTGATTAAAAGCACGTGATTGATGTGTGCTACAGTGatttgacgtgtgtgtgtgtgtgtgtgtgtgtgtgtgtgtgtgcgtgcacatGATCTGCATATGCTAAAGTGAGTGAGCTGAGGATTATCTTGCTGGGGAAGGATGCACTGGCAAACAACAGAGTTAGAAACAGCATCCTGGGAATATACAAGAGTGAAGCAACTTCGACTGATGTAGAGCAGCGCACGGAGAGAATTAGAGAACGACCAGCGGACAGACCCATCACTGTCATCAATGATCCTCATCTTTTTCAGCCGGACCTCTACCACATTCAGATTGCTAAGAgagtgaaagagtgtgtgtacCTGTCTGATCCAGGACCTCATGCGATCATACTCGTACTACAGCATAAAGATTTCAGTGAGGATGATATACGAAGAGTGAAATACGTGCTGAAACAGTTCAGCGACAAGGCAATCAAACGCACAATAGTGTTAACTACTGATTCGGCGACACTGAGCTCCTCGCTTGCTGCCCTGCTGAAGAATAATGCTATGCATCAGTTAACGAAGGAGTGCGGACACAGGAGGACACCTCCAGTTTGATCAAAGACAGCCAGGATGTTGCTCTGAGATCATTCAAAGAGTAGAGAAGGTAGAGGATGAATATGAAGAGTTTCTCAAATGTGAGGTTTTCGATGATGCAGAAGAAggaatcagtgaatcagtggTCAGAGTGATAGaagcaaataaaaagagaaatgatgCTGGAGGTTTTCTACAGTTTTTCTGTAAGTCTCATGATCACTTTGCTAAGTGCATGCACATTCCCAATTGTTTACCTATATGCGatggatatttaaaatgtatgaaaaatagGTTTTGGCTCTATTAGCCTTGCAATTTAACACTAAAGCACAGTGCAATTATTTCATGCCATTCACGTGGGTGTGGTTGGGAGCTCTTGTGCAGTTTATGGGTGTGTATGGAACACTGtcacttaaaaatgagaaatcgATTAGAAATGCATTCactaaaaatagaataaaaataaaaataaaagtttatttaatatttttaaagcattcataAAGTTTAGTTCCAACCTGAtccaacacacctgcctgaATGTTTCTAAGAAGACTCAAAaaaccttgattagctggttcaggtgtgttctTCTTCTTTCATAGTTGGTAAAAGAAAGCACAGTCCAGGGCATATTCATCCTAAAAGTCAAAAACTTGCAATTTAGCCACCATTTGATGTCAAATaagaataatttgtttattaattatattttgcagtattttttattgatgttgTGTAAAGAagaaagtttttcattttcagcttcTTCTTCTGAAAAAGCAAAATTGTACTTGGTGCTGTGTGGAAGAAATACAAAGCTCAAGGCCTCTGTGTCCGATAGGTTACAAGGCAAAACTCCATCCACACATCAGAGAAAGTCTAGTTTAGTTTGTGTAAAAACAGAGGTAAAGTTACACGGACGGCACATTACTGTGGTGGAGCTTCCAGCTCTTACTGAGCTCTCAGAAGAGGAAGTGATGTGCCAGACTCTCcactgtgtgtctctctgtgattCTGGAGTTAATATTTTCCTGCTCGTTGTTCCAGTTGGTCCACTTACTGACAAAGACAAATTAGAATTGGAGAAGATTCAGATGATATTTTACTACAAAGAGCACTTCATGGTGCTCTTCGAAACAGATCTTACTGTTGACCAAAGTGTAAGAAATTCTGTGATAAATGCACGATACTCAAACAGTTGTCAATCTGTATGGAGGTCATTACAATATAATGGGACTGAAGGACCAAAGAAACTTTGAACAGATCTCTCACCTTTTGGAATGTATAGAAAGCTTTAAAACGGAACCCTACACGCTTCAGATGTACATAAAGCCTCAAGAGAAGAGAGTCAGACATGAACTAGAGGACCAACTGAGTGAAATGGCCATCACAATTAAAGAGTTAGAGCACAAGGTTCAAAAAGAGTgtgagtaaaaaataaatactccaaaaaaaaaagttttaaaagttttaattttactttttacatttactttgtaaatgtttttttttctagattttcaataataaaaaagctgatTGCACTAAACATACACTTGTCCAAGTAGAAAAGTTATTTAGTAGAATTTAGTAGGCTACAATAACAAACAACTGGACATGCTTTAGTGCTGTTGTAGTAGTACTTGAAACAAACGCAttgtaaattgttaaaaatccTATAGTTGCTCATTTCAGGTGAAGAAGATGCACCATCAGATTCAGGCTCTTTAAGAATTGTTCTGATTGGAAAGACTGGAAATGGAAAAAGTGAAACAGGAAACGCCATCTTGGGGAGAGAAGAGTTTCATACTGAAATCAGTTCTGATTCTGTGACTACTGTCTGCAAGAAAAGAGTTGGAGAAATTCGAGGTAGATCAGTAGCTGTCGTTGATACTCCAGGTCTGTTCAACACCACACTgtcaaataaaaagtgtttcacTGTCAGCGCCTGGACCACATGTCTTTATTATTGTTGTGAGTGTGGGAAGATTTAccaataaagagaaaaacactgtggatctgttaaaaatgatttttggtcCAAGTGCTGCACGGTTCAGCATTGTTCTGTTCACTAGAGGAGATGAcctgaaatattaaacaatagaAAAGTATGTAGAGAAAAGTAAAACAggtttttagtgtttaataatagagacaaaaaaaaagataacacaCAAGTTACTtggcttttaaatatgataGATGAGgtgaaaaaatttaataaaggGCAATATTTCACAAACAGCATGTTTGAGGAAGCAGAGATgtccattaaaaaaagagtaaaggaaatactgaaagaaaaagaaagtgaaatcCAGACAAAAGGCCACTTATACTATAtaaaactgaacacaaaaatattgtatttaaacgtaatttgtgttaaattataaacccttataaaatcattttcaaaattatccctatagtttttgttacagtacatattcatatattttattacactgcGTGCATGAAGATACCTATCTATTATagatttaaatctatttttaatttcagaagcattttaacattgttttatttcgATTAATATAATAGGACGGGACTTGTATTTTTAAAGGCATAAAATTACTTTAACGTAATTTCCCGTTTTCTGTTTCCTGTTGCTTGTTGTCAGTGGTGAAGGTTGACAGAAGCAGCCTCCCAGAATTAGTGTTGCCAAATCCTCCGTCATCCACCATCGACCAATTACTTACGTGCGATCGTAAGTGTATTTCTAAGGACTGGTTACATGGTCACATTTATCGGAATTACTTTTCACTATTATAGTAAATGAGTTATGTTTCAAAACagctatgaaatattttaactagTTTCTCAATCTGCCTTACGTTTATTGCGGCGATTAAATCTAAAAGACCTGGCAACCGTCGGCCACAGCACAGAGGCAAATGCGGACTGCTTAGCTAGTGTGCTAGCAACATACATGTGGAGGGGATCACATCCCAAACTCTGCCCAAATTCCCCTTTAGACCGCCAAATACCGCCAACTGCCCCTGTATCCCTCACAACAAACCTGTTTTCTTCAACATgaaagggtgagtaaacaacTACGAAGGGTCTTTTCATCTCAAGTAAAGTTTTCCCCTCtctattctctcttttttccagcAGGGGGGCAGTGGAGTTGGGTCTAATGCTAGCTGCTAGCTCTCTGCGCGCTTAATGTGGAGGAGAGACATTTGCGCCGCATTTTCACACCCAGCCTTTAGACATTGCCGTCTCGCTTTTTCGCCAGTGCTGCGAAAACGCCTTATATAACCTAGAGTCAGATTCAAACGTATACCAGTAAAAAATTGGCACGACTTAAGTCCGTGCCAAACTGGATCGTGTGTCGAATCTAAATCCGAAAATGTTGAGTCAGTCTTCAAGTTGCTACCTTGGTTAGCCTGCCACGCTTATATCTCTCTGAAACGAGCTGTCGTGAATCCCCGGGCCGATTAGTTTGCCATTAAATCTGTCCTGTTGAGTTTAATATGTGTGaattttttgatgtaaaaacgTTAAGATGTGACACACGTGATGGAGTGAGCTTAGCCGCATAGCATAGTGAAAATGACAGTTCGTGGGGTTTTAAGACACTTCACGAAGCTTTTTACTTCAAgcttaatgtataaaataatacaaatattgtaataaatatgtataatgtaaCGTTATGACACTGTTGCGTGACAGTGCAATCTCACTGAAGTGAATTTGCTTTGACCATCCCTAAAGATAAAATGAAGGGATGCTACCTGtttaattcttttaaagtgCCTTTTATCTTAAGTATCACAATTTTAAATAGGGTTTTTAGCACAGTGGTACCCAACCCTGTTTTTGGAGGGCCTCCAGAAGGACACATTTATCTGACACACCCATCACAGGTTTCTGAtgtgaatcaggtgtgtttgattggagAACTCTCCACGATGTGTATTTTAGGGTGCCCCAGAAGCAAGGTTGGGGAACAGTTTGAATTTTggtttttgtatgattttatttatatgaaatgtcGTGGGGGGGTTTAACCCCAAAAAGAGAATGCATTTTGAGTCGATGATTGGGAATCACAAGTTTTTGATGTGTAGTAGTAATAGTCATCCTCCTGTAAACCGTATTTAGCATCAATGTTTTTCTCCTGTCACCTCATACTGGTTGTTTAAGTGGCAGCGGTGAGCACATGACCAGCAGCTGTTGTGTTGGTGCTGGTGTTGGGCTTCAGCATGCTGACCTCCTATAAATACCGAGTTTACACACTGATAGTTTACTGTCAAGTTGACCCATTTCTTTGTGCACAGTTTGAATGTCACCAACTAGAAAGAAAATAGTAAACAGAgatgacattttttgttatattgccccataaataattaagtgatttttttttatgccactaAATGTATAATCATAATGTAACAGCATAATAATGCAAGAAGGCCTACACACTTTTAACAAACAATACTTAGATAACTTAGTTAATAACTATCAAAATATTAGACACCTTAAAAAACTTAAGTAAATAGTAAGTGCACATTTTCTTACAAGTGGAAAAAGACAAATACACAAAGAACTTTCATGGAGATTTCTACAGATTTTCCCTTTTTAAGGGTGCACACTattgctgaaaaacacaatcCCTATTTAGCAGTCAGATCTATGTATTGCACAAAGGCACAGATCCCTAAACAAGGCCATATCTGCAGATTAAACTTCTGTAgaaggatttttgaaaatttgaaCTACAGCTCATGACTACACCGTGTTATGTATGAGAAGCTGCAAAAGAAAGGGCActtttttatgggtttttttttttgtaaatataatggcCAATACATTGCATCACCATTGCATGTTCTGAGTTCTGATGTGTGGAATCTATACACAGCTAGTTGACCGTTCTGCTTTTGTTCTAGTAGCCGGATCGAGTTGGGGGATGTTACACCCCACAACATTAAACAATTGAAGCGTCTGAACCAAGTGATCTTCCCTGTCAGCTACAACGACAAGTTTTACAAAGATGTCCTTGAAGTAGGAGAGCTCGCCAAACTAGGTAAGAAACAAAGCTAATGATTTCCTGTTGATAGTTTTGATATTGGTCATGTTAAGTGCTCAAAAGTTTCAGTTCTTTATTACTTAatgattttgaaagaagtctttgtACTTACCaagtctgcttttatttgaccAAACATAGAGGTGTAAcagatataatattataaaagaatTGGTATTTTTAGGTGCAATTAATTCTTGTGATAGCAAAgccgaattttcagcagccattactctagtTTTCAatatcacacaatatttataataagattattataacatattaaTTTGGTGCCCTGGAATCATTtcgtattgttttaaatgttaaacattcTTGACAAAAACaccagaaagttcaaaagaatagcaataacaagcaggatttttttttattttttagtaaagaTATTTCTTACAATCACtttgatcaattcaatgcatcccTGTTGAATAATATTGTCTTGCttacccaaacttttgaacagtagtgtaaataGATCCCTTTTGAACCTTTTACAGCATATTTCAACGACATCGCAGTTGGTGCCGTGTGCTGTAGAGTGGATCACTCTCAGAACCAGAAGCGACTCTACATCATGACCCTGGGTTGCCTAGCACCTTACCGCAGACTTGGCATAGGTAAGGTCACTTTTCTGGGTGTTTTAGGCGCTTGTGTGTCCTCGTTTTTTTCAAAGGGCAGGAAGGGGTCAGATTCCCTCGGATTGAATGCATGATTGCGTaatcagattattttatttgagtgatGCCTGACATGAAGATTTGCATAAACCACTAGAGCAGTGATGTTTGAATTTTATGAGCACTTTTTCCTGTTACTGACATTTATCTTGCCATGTTTGTTTGAAGGAACAAAAATGCTGAACCATGTGTTGAACATTTGTGAGAAGGATGGCACTTTTGACAACATTTACCTGTGAGTCTGAAGACAGTCTTGTGCTTTATTTGTCGTGAAACCTCCATCTGTGTGTCATTCACATAACGCTTAATGTTGAAACTCAAGTAACCACATAATTGCGAGTCTCTGCTGAAAAATGTACCTGCTGAGAAGTCTTCTCTATGCTAAAGTAACACGCCTTCGCTTTCTCTTCCGTGTCTCCGCAGTCACGTGCAGATCAGCAATGAGTCTGCAATTGACTTCTACCAGAAATTTGGCTTTGAAATCATTGAGACAAAAAAGAACTATTACAAGAGGATAGAGCCAGCAGATGCCCACGTTCTTCAGAAAAGCCTGCGCAGCCCATGTGCGCCCCCAGCAGGAGAGCTGCAGAAAGCCGACTAGGGGTCGAAGCTCGACACCAGATTGGTCTCTTCCCCCAAATGGAACTGTAACAGATGCCCCAGGGTTGACACACTCACCACTTTCTTCAGAGGACATTTTAGACAGAAAAAGTCAATGACGTatttgctgcatttattgtgCAAAAACTTTAGTCCCCCCt from Puntigrus tetrazona isolate hp1 chromosome 24, ASM1883169v1, whole genome shotgun sequence includes:
- the naa50 gene encoding N-alpha-acetyltransferase 50 isoform X2, translating into MKGRIELGDVTPHNIKQLKRLNQVIFPVSYNDKFYKDVLEVGELAKLAYFNDIAVGAVCCRVDHSQNQKRLYIMTLGCLAPYRRLGIGTKMLNHVLNICEKDGTFDNIYLHVQISNESAIDFYQKFGFEIIETKKNYYKRIEPADAHVLQKSLRSPCAPPAGELQKAD
- the naa50 gene encoding N-alpha-acetyltransferase 50 isoform X1, translating into MKGSRIELGDVTPHNIKQLKRLNQVIFPVSYNDKFYKDVLEVGELAKLAYFNDIAVGAVCCRVDHSQNQKRLYIMTLGCLAPYRRLGIGTKMLNHVLNICEKDGTFDNIYLHVQISNESAIDFYQKFGFEIIETKKNYYKRIEPADAHVLQKSLRSPCAPPAGELQKAD